In Humulus lupulus chromosome 6, drHumLupu1.1, whole genome shotgun sequence, a single genomic region encodes these proteins:
- the LOC133785489 gene encoding uncharacterized protein LOC133785489, translated as MTGDKDFLVNIRPMQCGEVTFGNGLAENVIGMGTLNFEGLPRLKDVMLVEGLRANLLSISQICDQGYTVNFDSNRCYVVNDQDEIILQGFRSNDNCYTLTTYATCHSAIDNSTDLCHKKLGHIHFKNLKKLSNVGIVRGLPKLVLELLHMDLMGPIQVESLNGISHEFSAPKTPQQNGVVERKNQTLTEMARLMLNSKKLTKHLWAEAINTACYTINRVFLRPGTHKTPYEIWKCKKPNVSHFHVFGSACYILRDRDHIGKFDAKSDVGVFIGYSINSRAYRVYNMRTQTVMKSANVVVDDLKDFSEFSTEE; from the exons ATGACAGGTGATAAAGACTTTCTTGTCAATATTAGACCAATGCAATGTGGAGAAGTTACTTTTGGTAATGGTCTAGCTGAAAATGTCATAGGGATGGGAACTCTTAATTTTGAAGGTCTACCCAGGCTTAAGGATGTAATGTTGGTTGAAGGACTAAGAGCTAATCTTCTTAGCattagtcaaatttgtgatcagggTTACACTGTTAATTTTGATAGTAATCGTTGCTATGTTGTTAATGACCAAGATGAAATTATTTTGCAAGGGTTTAGATCCAatgataattgttacactctcactACCTATGCTACTTGTCACTCTGCCATAGATAACTCTACTGATTTATGTCATAAAAAGCTTGGACACATTcatttcaaaaatttgaaaaagctGTCAAATGTAGGAATTGTTCGAGGATTACCCAAACTAG TTCTTGAACTTCTTCATATGGATCTAATGGGTCCAATTCAGGTTGAAAGTTTGAATG GTATTTctcatgaattttctgctcctaaaactcctcaacaaaatggagtCGTTGAAAGAAAGAACCAAACTCTGACAGAGATGGCTAGGCTAATGTTAAACAGCAAGAAACTTACCAAGCATCTatgggctgaagcaattaacactgcttgctacacCATCAACAGGGTGTTTTTGCGACCAGGTACTCATAAGACtccttatgagatctggaaaTGTAAGAAACCAAATGTGagtcattttcatgtttttggcaGTGCTTGTTATATTTTAAGGGATCGTGATCATATTGGTAAATTTGATGCAAAAAGTGATGTTGGTGTGTTTATAGGATATTCTAttaatagtagggcttatcgtgtttataatatgagaacccaaactgtgaTGAAATCTgctaatgttgttgttgatgatctAAAAGATTTCTCTGAGTTTTCCACAGAAGAATAG